The Papaver somniferum cultivar HN1 chromosome 6, ASM357369v1, whole genome shotgun sequence genome segment AGCAGGAAAAGTTTCAGGGAGGCACCCACCCGCTGGGTGAAGGTCTTTTCTGCTGGGCATGGTATTGCTGGTAAAGGAGTTGAGACGGTAAATAATAAGCAGAAAATCTCTGGTAGCACGCATTTGAATGAGTCTCCACGAGGAACTTCTCAGAGGATCCATGGTAGTCTCTGTCAGTTCGACTCTGGATCAGCGCAAGATGACTGTGGGAGGAACTTGGACTGGAGGAAGTTCAAAGGAACACAGAATCATTCTTTGAAGCGCAAGATCATCAACAATAGAAAGCTGAATATTGGTGGATATAACTCTGCCATTCCAGGTCAATCATCGCCCCATGCCGTCCATTCATATAACTCGATGAAGATTTCAAAGAGTGGACAAGTATCAGAGGGAACTTCACCCATTTCCTTAGAAGATGGTAAGAGAGAATCCGCTCGCTTAGAAATCAACCTATCTGCCGAAGAGATCACAAGGAATTGCTTGCTTCAGGCAAGTTCGCAGCAGTGGGTTCCAATCTGCACGAAGAACTCAACTACAATGACAAACTCTGACTCCTTTGGTTCTTGTAATGATATAACGATTACTTCAAGTTCAGGGGAGGAGAAAATTAAAGTCCAAGTGGAAGAGAATAAAGTTATTGGCAATGAAGAAATACCCACTGTGATGCCCATCAAAAACGATATGGCGGAGTTTCATGATCAATTCAATAGAACTGAAGAGAGTCACAGTAATGGAAATGTTAGAGATTATGTCAAACCGGTTATTCAAGCAACAAAAGCTCCCTTGTTGAGCATTGGTTCACAATTCAGAATGAAAGCACTAGATGCTGCTTACAGATTACAAATGGCATCTGAAAGTGTTCAACATGAAACTGGAAGTCCCCTTGCGGAGTTTGAGAGACTTGTCTATTCTGCCGCTCCTGTCATTTCCTCTGCATTTTCTCTGCAAGATTGTAGTTTTTGCCTGAGAAATCAGCTCTCTCATAGATCCCTTTGCAAGCATCAGATTCCTAATATTCCGTTGAGCGCTATTTGGAATTGGTATGAGAAACCAGGTAGTTATGGCCTGGAAGTGATGGCATATGATCGTAGGAATTCGAAGGGAGTTGATATTAATTCAGTTTCATTCACTGCTCATTTTGTTCCATTTCTTTCATCGGTTCAGTTGTTTGGCCGTTCTCGTATGTGTCAATGTAGCCATGTACAACATGATTTTGAATTGCAAGTAGAAGGAGATGGTAAAGGATGTGCATCATCTTTGAAGAGTTCTATGAATAAACCTTGTCCAGGAACGGTTGGGCCTAGTCATTCTAAAGGGGATGAATCCGTGAGAGCACCAGACATCTATCCTGCATCTGTAATTGACTCTGCTAATTTATCTTCTACACCTATATGCTCAGATAATATGGAACTCTTATTTGAATTTTTTGAAACTGACGGGCCACAACTGCGAAAGCCACTCTATGATAAGTAAGTTGTTGCCAAATACAGTCAGAGTTAGTTGGACTAATTTTATTTCTGTTTTTCACCTAAGAAAAAGTATTCTAATAATCTTCAGTGGATAAAATGCAGAGTAATGGAGCTAGTAAAAGGTGGCACTTCCAATCATAAAGTGTGTGGTGATCCATCCAATCTTGAATGTATGAACTTGCATGATCTCCATCCAGCATCTTGGTAAGAGACAAGGCATATTGTAATTGGTAATGAGCGCTCATGTTGCTATGAGTTGGATAATCTTTTTTTTCCTTATATCTGGGTTCTTTCATTGGTTAGGTATTCAGTGGCTTGGTATCCAATATATAGAATTCCAGAAGGGAAATTCCGTGCATCATTCTTGACATACCATTCATTAGGATATCTAGTTCAAAGATGCTCGATAGACTCTGAATGGAATGAGCAGTCCTCAATCGTCTCTCCTGTGCTGGGATTGGAAAGCTACAACACACACGTAAGAAACACCTTTACTTCTTAATTAACATATGGTATTGTCTCTCACTTTCACAATATTGCATTTCTTAGATAAGCTTGGTTGCTTATCACTATTTATGCGAAAGTGGTGATTGAGATGGTCTGAAGCACCCCTTTCTGTCTCGATTCACTTCTAGCAGGTTTACATAGTAGCGCTCCCGTGAATTGTGATGTCTCTTccaacacaattaagttctgtTTTCCAATATATCATATCATGTGACTTGTATTTTCAGGGAGAATGCTGGTTCTGTCCTAGTAAGCCTATTGAAAATTCCCAAGCAAATACGGTTTACAACAGTTCAGATATTCTGAAAGAGAGATTGAAAACACTGGAGGAAACTGCATTACTGTTTGCTCGAGGTTCCATTTACAAGGATCA includes the following:
- the LOC113287778 gene encoding uncharacterized protein LOC113287778, which encodes MDVVHPGAVLQQLDHKPNLIGSSLDSKCSSQWSAVDYISAPRVVRKTAYKSSPSAKSKESINCNGFPKQPCDDVTDVSRYITLDASVAKVAPEASHDLVVIDNSAQKIKKKKNKKKGRNSKMSETVSAETRPTECAEDITRPSSRSPKEGGSEKDDITTTDDGCPSDLTGSSVLSEFDGWNCNSDDALFSGRFLNGVKQGEEGPKPIDKKIFTQCDDRCSKDIKENISVGCMSQNKSYRTGANKCNRQFSSYRNSHAVASNKRINMMCQSAVADKFGWDHNIRTEKELRHSTWHDSRKSFREAPTRWVKVFSAGHGIAGKGVETVNNKQKISGSTHLNESPRGTSQRIHGSLCQFDSGSAQDDCGRNLDWRKFKGTQNHSLKRKIINNRKLNIGGYNSAIPGQSSPHAVHSYNSMKISKSGQVSEGTSPISLEDGKRESARLEINLSAEEITRNCLLQASSQQWVPICTKNSTTMTNSDSFGSCNDITITSSSGEEKIKVQVEENKVIGNEEIPTVMPIKNDMAEFHDQFNRTEESHSNGNVRDYVKPVIQATKAPLLSIGSQFRMKALDAAYRLQMASESVQHETGSPLAEFERLVYSAAPVISSAFSLQDCSFCLRNQLSHRSLCKHQIPNIPLSAIWNWYEKPGSYGLEVMAYDRRNSKGVDINSVSFTAHFVPFLSSVQLFGRSRMCQCSHVQHDFELQVEGDGKGCASSLKSSMNKPCPGTVGPSHSKGDESVRAPDIYPASVIDSANLSSTPICSDNMELLFEFFETDGPQLRKPLYDKVMELVKGGTSNHKVCGDPSNLECMNLHDLHPASWYSVAWYPIYRIPEGKFRASFLTYHSLGYLVQRCSIDSEWNEQSSIVSPVLGLESYNTHGECWFCPSKPIENSQANTVYNSSDILKERLKTLEETALLFARGSIYKDHVISTNRQLDYEFFRARKR